atttttatatttaactCAAATTGTGGCTCATGTTATGCAAGAATTTTCGGTCCACAATCATCAATGCCCAATCAAACAACAAGGGATTGATCGGACCAGAATTTATCAGACTAGGTTCAACCACTATAAGATGGAAGGTGgcaaaacaacaaatttcaTCATTCATGAGCAATTGCAATTGCTTCCATGAGAAATAGCAGACAAAATCCATCCATATTGCTTTCAAGTACATTGATTATTAAGGCTGTCAAACTTGCATACCATCCTCTCAGCTTCAAAAATTTCTTTAGGAAAACTAAAATTTGCGAGTGCAGTACCCCAAGTTCTGAAGCAAATGAAATAAGAGGCTTACACATGAAATCCCTACAAACATTTTACCCAACAGTTGTTTTCAGACACAATAACCGGTGAAGGTGAATCCCCTTCCTGCAATCTCACCAACACAGAACCAGCAGTAGCATTCCAACCCAAACAACGCAGCTATTCCTGCATCTTCAACCTTCAAGTCCTGCCTGTTCTTCCACAAACCCTTGACATATTCAAGTTCCTTGTGCAGTAATTCTTTCCGGCCCGGAAGACTGTATAAAGATTAAAATATCAAACAAAGCAGGATATATGCAGTGAATGTAGTTTCAATGTAGGACTACATTCAAAAAAGAAGTATCAACATAAATGAAGTGAAGACATACTGCAACTTAACTAGTGAAACTTGAATGCAAATGCAAAAATGCAGATTGGTTTTCAGCCCAATGAGTGAAACATCACCAAGCAATTTCCTAACTAGTCAGAACTCAGAAGTTATCTGACTAACAATAAACTTGGTGAAATGAAATGGTGAAGGAACTAGGAGGGAGGGGTCATTTCATTTTGGGATCTTTCCACATTCTCACTCAACAAAACAAATGATAAGGCTCATACAATTAAGCCAACAGAACCATCAAGAAAATAGAGGCTATGACAACAGAAAGATAATGACTAGAGAAAAGTTACTTTGATCAGCCCCTTCACAAGACCGGTATAAAGTAACTGGAGGCTTTACGAACAAGAAACAGAATCTACCTTAAGTGCCAATAACTACATCCACAACAATTCTTACTTTTCAACTTGATGAGCTTCCTGACTCTCTCATGTGGAATATGAATTGAGAAATGAGCAACAAATCCCTAGATATGTAACTAGCAGTTGCCGACAATAGTTTCatagaatttaaatttttgagcTTAAGAGCAAAACAGTAGTTCTCAAATCATCTAGTCCATTAAGTAACAATGCAGTTTCAATTTAAGCTCTTTTGGTGATTATAAGGCCAGCCAACATTCAAAGCTATACCAGGCATGTTATGACATATGATAATAtcatctcaaataaaataccGTCACAACTATCTAAGCCCTTAAGACAACTCCATTACCGCAGGTAGCCAAGTTAAAGAGTCTCAGAAGTATAACCTAGCGAGCCGAGTGTACAACAACTGCTTCGACAGCTCACCGCATTTCTCCACAGTTGCCGGCTCCTGGATGTACTGCTTGTTCTGCTCCAACACTTGCTTGTAGTAGGTAGTTCCATGCTTGGACACAAACTGAGTCGCTTGGCAAGCCTTCGACTGCAGCTGACGCAACTTTGAAGCCATCGCCGCCATTGACGCCCAAGTCAATCCTACATTCACAACACAACCAATCATATGACACCGAAACCAACCAAACACAGCTAATATCAACACCTTCAGTATAAACTTCTTGACAAAATCCCACACAGTAAtttcatacaatcaaattgACCCTAAAATTAAAAACGAAATTAGATCGACCCTAAGCTTCTGAGTCTAGTACTGAGCTCAAAACACTAGTCATCATAATTCCCACCCAGACAACACAGAAAACAACTAGAGAAATCAAAACCCTATGAAGACCTAGATTCGATTACGGAATCAAAGCATCGGGAAAACAGATCAGTAAAAAAGAGCGGCGAGATCTAAGCAGAGCTAAAACCCCAAGGCTTTAGAGTAAATCAACGGGCGCTGCAGCGGAGGAAGATGACGGGAATCGAGAAAGGGGTTTTACCTTCGTCGGAATCAAATGCAAAAGccgaagagagagaaagagagagtgcGAAGGTCTTGCGCTGCGGTCTAATGTGCGatgggggagagagagagagagagagagagagagagagagagaggaggggtTTTGCACTTTGGGCTTTCTAAGTTGTGGGATAGTGGCAATTTCGGtattttaaaatgttttggGTTCTGTTTTCTTGAGCCCGAAGACTTTTAGAAGGTAGGCTGGGTGGCTTAATGTGCTGGGCCAAAGTCCACAGCAACAGAGTAACGTTGATAAATGCCCCAGAGACCCTTTGGGAAGTAAAAATTGTGAAGAtgggtaaaataaatttacactGTTGACATATTTTGCTATCATATTTCGTTTGGTAACTTTAAGCAAACTCGAAGTTGAATTCACTGTTATTATGTATTCCCTTATGAGTTAAGTACGTACATGCATGGTGAGCGTATATCGAATTATGGAGGAGTTTTTCAGGGTTTTCAATGAGTTAAGTAGCGATCAAACTTCAAACTGATGTAGGGGTGATCAATTAATTTAATGGTTCCAGATTTATAATCCTCCGATATCGATCTGATCCAATTTATGTAGCATGGACTTCACGAAACCAGATAAATCCGTCAACGCCTCTCCGGATAACTCGTCTACTTCGTCTGCCATAAACTCTCTCACTTGCATGCTTCATCTTTTTCTTGGTATACAAGTAATCGGGCAGATTGAGGTCCGGGTACTGGTTGCTACTATGATCGAGATCCTTTCTTACTCAGCTTTTGTGGTACTTCATGATGATATTTGTAGCTAGCTGGTTATGGGACTTGTAAGTGGCAATACACAAATAGCATATATATCTATCATGCAGCAACGGGAGGCGATCGATAGGATAGATCTGTAAGATGTTGCCATTTTTTCTTGCTAACAAGTAACAACGGCATCTTGACATTAGAATCACTCATTCTTATTAAAGAACGAGAAAGAGACTGAAACAGTCACTACAAAAAAACTTAGTATTAGGCATATTTAAATGTGTCTAATGCTAAGTTTTTTTGTAGCGAGTGAAACGTACATTTTCAATCCAACAACCGCAGCAGATGCTCTTTCAATGGTGTCAACACATTGGCCTCAAATGAGGGAAATGACTTTAAAGCTGTAGAGAATATCTGAAGGCAGCGTAAAGAAACAAAGACAATGTGGAAGACACGACTAACAAGAGCAATCCATTCGTTACATTTCATCAAGCATTCATGGTGGAGAGTGCAGATCGATACCATATCAAATGTTTCAAGCACCACAACAACTCTGGGATTAAGGATTACAAATTAGCACTGTTCTAAATTTACTCTAATTAAACTCACTACTTTCGCATACAGATCTGCATTAAGGGAACTAAATCTGGAAAGGTAGAATGCACGACAGTAAGGGAAGAACACTGCCTTGACAGCGGCACGGCAACAGACGAACACCACGGCTGCATAGTTTAAGTATTAAACAACCATGGCAATGCGGCGCAGGATGAGAATTGGGAAGCAATTGCTGGTACACAGCCAGGTGCCCGCAGCGCAGACACGATCATCCCACTAAATGAACATAGCAGGGCTGAGCAAGCCGATCATCGTAATAACAGCCATGTAGGGCAGGACTAGAAAAAGCCAACCATTGATCAGGGAGGACAACGTACGGTGGTGATGAGGATGGGGAGAAAAGGAGGGCGGTGGCGCTGAGGGCGATAAAGAGAAGGCCAGACATAGTCACCATCCTACCTTCATAACACAACCAATTAATTATGACACACGCACTGAAATTATTCACAAATGAACTAATTGTTCGCTTTTCAGAGTTAACTTCCTAAGGAAAGCCCACAAAGTACTTCCATATAATCACACTGACACTAATTAAagtcaaaaacaaaatcaattaaCCCTCGTAAGCTTCTGAGTACAGTATTTGGCTCAAAACCCTAATCATCAAATGTAATACCCAATTTTTTTCGAGTTTGCGTTTGTAAAAATTCTTGTAAGTCTTTTAACTTGAGAATTgaataaatcgcatttttttttcgttttctcgTCGATGTCAAACGAAACAAAAACCGACTTTGGAaatttaaaagttaaaaacattacgtttccgcaacacgagagttgacttttactccgttgctcgtttccgaaaacttccttcatgaaagttgtagagctcatcgatacgagttcatggACACATCACACActttaatcggacgtcgtatgtgGAAGTTATCGTCGatggaagttggtttccgattttagaaaaagTATAAAATGAATTTTTAGGAAACTAGGTTTTCCTAAAACATAaacctctccctctctctctctctctaccccCGACCCCCCTCTCTAGAAAACTCTTCCGCCGATCTCACGCCTCCGGCCGGCGTGGCTCTCACCGCCGCTCCCAAGACAGCCGCAAGCTCGACTACTCCAACCCCCGGGCGAGacccctccctctctctctctctctcgccgccgtgaagctcGAGCGACGACCCAAAGATCCTGCAACTTCCATTGCCACCCTAGCTCTTCGCCGGCGAGACCAGACCACGGGGGCTAGGTCGTCATCGTCGATCCTCGCCACTAGTGTCATTTGCAAGCAGGTTGGAGCTCGAATAGCGCCGCCACCTTACCCCTTCACGAATTCGACCGCTGCCGGCATTCAAGCTTCTCCGACGACTTCCCGGCAGTTCTAGGGTTCAATATAGGTATGGAAATGTTTTAAATCGTTTGATATATTTGTTGTGTGAAGATGTGGAGTTTTGGAGGAGAAGGAGGAAGAGTTCGTGCCACCGCCTAGGGCGGCATGTGAGGGCGAGTGAGTGGTGCAAAAGACGGCATTAGGCCGTGGAAGGGAGGAGgaaaggagaagagagagttTTAGGCGTTGGTGGGCAAGTCACGCACGGGTTTTGAAGTGGCGcggctgccggaggtggcgcatgaattttggtaattttaaacagtaattttggtaacattattttatgtacagtaaatagtaaaagtaatttttgtacgtaaatataaaaagtaattataTACAGTAAAtatgtaaaagtaaatttttgAATAGTAATTCTGTGTTTAGTATTTACATGAACAGTACTACGTGAACAGTATTTACATGAACAATATTACGTGAACAATATTTACATGAACAGAaaatatgtgaacagtaattacgtaaaaaccgtaatttgcttaacagtaaacagtagtactgattcggcatttgaggttttacgtaacgtctCTAACCACTTTATTATACAACTAGGTGTTCGTCAAAACAAGTGAAGGATTTACTTTcggtattgtggaaattatgctcaggaaaataaggtgagtaaatctcactatgacgagtctacccttgacAATGAtttcatatttacgttttgtTTAAAAGaccgaactatgacatgtatatgatatagtgggttgtgtatgtgtataaatggtaaatacgatgcatatatatgggttgctatattatatattatcacattcttatttccaaatgagtttatttatcgcagcaatatttattttatttgagcttgagtcgcttggttgttgtacaataacgtgtgaggattgtattgtacatggttttaacTTTAAGTCATGTTAAACGTTTTCTGTcatcggacgtgttggcagtatcggaaccaagccttggccgggtgatagttacgattcagttagagctctagtctgtctgccggtgtactgcataaggggtaacatatgggttacttgggtctcatgagtacccatatttttgtgataataggtaacagatgggttgcccagtgtctgacggcgtactacacgaggggtaacagatgagtacatgggtctcatgagtacccgtattataaatgtaatttgggtaaacagatgaattgcccaatgtctcatgagtacttatattttcaaatattattaGACATCCAGATGAGCCGTCCTGTgacttatgagtgcatttataattaaatgttttcagtatttttctcttgtatactatgcgtgttatactgttgatttactcatacgagctgcaaagcttaccgggtttgtgtttacaatcccggtgcacctattcgatggtgtaggggatagttctgcagatGTGATTAGCATAATTGATGGGCTACTCTAAAGATTTCGAActttattaattatatttgtggtgaggattgtgaaaattttacatttccatttgtttttgtaataatcaaatcgactgaaatgtactatgaactcagttatgatacgctgtgactataagatgatttcaatattttgagattgttttagagttaaaatttgaatttatcACTTAAAATTTCGGGGTTATGACATCAAAATTATCGCCCAAATAATACAACTGCAAACATCAAACAACTAAGAAAACCAAACCCCTAACTTTCTGGGTCAAAACCCCATCAAGGCCTCGAGCCTCAGAGCCCCAATTCCCAAATTGAGAACAGATCAGTAGGGACGAGGATACGAGATATGAGTAATGCTAAAAACCCAAACGATTTGGGTAAATTAATCAAGCGAACTGAAACAAGATAACAAAAATGGTTAACGGATTTTACCTTCGCCGGAATCCAACAAAAGCCGAGAAGAGAGTGTCTCTGTATGCGAAGCTCTTGGGCGCCGCGGTCTGATGTGCGATGGGAGAGAGTATAGTGTGGGGGTTTAGGGACTGGGTTTTACACTGGACTTTATGTTGTCAGGGCAATGGCTGGCCTCGTTTGGTTAACGAAAAgttaaatgaaaataaattgttGATGCATCTTTTGTGGGCATGAGAAATTGAGATTCCGGAGTTTTGGCTTCTTGATTATGAAGATTGATGTTCAGAACCACAAAGAATTAGAGCTGATTTGTACTAATATGAAAATGGTTGCATAGAATATCAAACTATATACACCATATGCAATTATTTCCATTCTAATACCAATCATCAACACATTATTCTTGTGTTGTTACGTCTaaatttaactaaaatatTCCCGAAGATGCAAAACTGACGTTAAATTTATTGTTTTGATGCGTCTCAATCTGTTAAGTACATGGGGAGTATTATCGCGTCCTGAACAATTAATTTGCTTATCCTAGGGCATATAACtgtgtttttttaattaatttttagtcCTTACCTTTTACATTCATGTAATTATAGAAACCTTCTTGGTACAATTCAACAAACCCAATTGTTATTGATGAACAACAACATTAGTATGTATTCTTAGGTCCACAATGAAGGTGGCCGATTAGTATATGTAAGAATAAAAATTAGTTCTAGCTGAGGGATCCTGCTTAATTAGTTTAGTCTGCCTGAATGAAATCAATTTAGCAACAAAGCGGTTAATTGAGCAACCATCATGATCGATCGTGCTGGTTAATTACTCTGATAAAAAATAAGTTTGCTATTGTTTTGTTCGTTACAAGGCAGTGATTAATATGCTCAAAAGCAAAGTTGATCGATTGTCTCCATATCGGCATATCCAGGACCAGTACATGGAGTAGAAGAACAAGTTGTCCTAGCCTTGAAGATGTTGAagaaattctgaaattaaagGAAGTACAAGTGTTAGCAACTCTGCCCTATATATTGAACCGAAACTGTTCAtgctaattccaaaatcattaGGCTGCAAATTACCCCATGGATGATCAACAATAATACTGTGATCATCAATATATAGTATTAATAGGACTACGTAATCCCAGTACCACTTTGAAAGTAAGCTGGTACTGATCATCAGCTAGCAGTTTTATTACGCAAAGAAACCCCATATGCATGAGTAGCCAGAGTAGGGCACGAATAAAGACTATCAATAAAAAAAGTTGCAGACTGAAAACCCCATATgatctcttcttttcttttcatttatttgaaTACTCAATTTGATTCAGATCACTGTAGACCTATATATTAACCGAATGGCACTCATCGATCTGCCACTGAAAGTTTTGCCCTTAGTttcaacaaatatataattaagtagTAAATCGATATGAATGAGTTGCATTCGGTTGTACAATGCCAATGGCTCATGCCAGGACTCCAATCATATAACACATGGAGTGGTTGGTTGTACGTTCTATAGCTAGTTAATTACCTCACTCATTTTATATGCATATGATGACTGTGATCGTGAACCACATGGTGATGAACTGGATGGTTGTGAATGCTTATTAATCGTCGTTTTGTATGACTTGTCATGGGAAGCCATCCTACATTCATGATCCAACCAATTTAAATTGAGTTCAGATGATTAATTAGGGTTTGGTGTAGGTTTCGAGAGAGTTTCAACTAGAAGCTAGCTCTTCCAGGGATCGCAGGTGTAGACATCTCAACAACTATATATTTTGGGAAAAATCTATTTGccattttgaaaatataaatacatgattttaaccgtttaaaagtttagtttattactaacgatcatttatgtaaaagatcaacataaacaaaaatcgtcttcatagtcgattgcatcaaacaaattgacggttgatcatgagactactaacttttaccataaccgttcatttgtttgacgCAATCGACAAAacaaacgatttttgtttatgttgatcttttacagaaatgatctttagtaataaactaaacgtttgaacggttaaaatcatatatttatattctcaaagtgtgcaaataaatgagagttTGGACACACGCGTACAtgctagtttgtacgcaaatTTTTcccatatatttttctttcttggaaggcaactatattatatatatatatatatatatattctagtagaattattattttatccttgtgtgtgtcttagccttattaggtttcctgttagagatagattcgcatctctgtaatagattatgactctgaatcctacgggattgtggttatgtaatgcttatatatagacCTCATTATCAACCAATAAAGTGTTACGTTATCTTCAATTACGTTGTTATATTCTCGTTTCATTTTTCctcaaacaaaatatatatatatatatatatatatatatatatatatatatatattcaaggcacataaagaagaagacttAATAGTATGGGAGGGAAGATATCATCAAATTTCATCACCGTAAAGCTTAGAATATGATTCAGTTAATGgtattttactatttattCATTCAgctaattatataattaactCTCAACGCCAAGTTCAGACAGAATTTACGGCCGACAGTCCCGacacaataattttttttttcacctgATCATGCAACTGCAACATGCACAGACATATGATCACTATCAGATGAGCGCCATATATGTATGTGAACATTAGAAATCTAAAACAAAATGTGCATTTACAGGGTCGACAACTAATttatatgttatatatatatctgatgTCAAACTTAAAACACATATAGTGTCACAATTCCAAAATTTCGaattataaaaatttgaatttgaagacatgataactctaaaacaatatcaaatataataaaatcattttacaacaacagtgtatcgaaactgagttcacagtACAATTCAGttaacttgaataatacattactagtttatacactcaagtattaaaacaattggaaatgtaattTTCACTCAATTCTCACCACAAACCGAAGAATGAAACCCTCAGAAATCCTCCAAATAAGCTCTCTAAGCCCGCTAATCCCCACATGCAtgactatcccctacaccatcgattgggtgcaccgggattgtaaacacaaatctTGTAAGTTTTACAGCCCGTATAAGTAAACCAACATTATAATATACATCACatacaaatgaaatataacagataataatttagacacgtgtactcatgagacactaggcaacccatctgtttctcaaatatcattttaaaaatatgtatactcatgagacattggacaactcatctgttacccaatatcactttaaaacatgggtactcatgagacccagacaacccatatgttacccctcatgcagtacaccggcagacagactagagatctaactgatcgtaaccgaCACCCGGCCAAGACTTGGTTCTGATTTAATGCGAACAACGTCCGAATACCAGAAAATGTTTTAAGAAGACTCAatattaaaaccacgtacaatgtaacaatccacacatgttattgtactacaaccaagcgactcttgcacaacaatagaTATATATTCACTCTAATAATCCATTATACTGGAAGGTACGTTATCTCCCTTCCGGTCTCATCCGccacaattaatcaaaaattatacaatctcataatttaaatagaaaccgtaacattatataatacaacaactcatatatatgtatcgtatttaccattttcgtacacatacacaacccactatataatataaatgtcacaattcactcattttaagaaatcAAAAATAGGAGTCACCACTAAAGGTAGACTtttcatagtgagatttactcaccttatttcctgcgtgcaacttccacgacaacgagagcgattccctcactcgtttcgtcggtcacctaataacaTGACAAAGTGCTTAGAAACGACCCGTAAACCGACACGTGATTATTAATTACAGTAAACAATGTTCCGAAAACAATGTTCACGCGTCGCCGTTGACGGCCGAGCATCGGGTTCACGCGCCCCTCTCTAGCAGTTGCACGTGGCGCTCATGCGCCGTCCACAATAGCCGtgcgtggggctcacgcgcAGCCCAAGCAGGCGCGCGTGACCTCACACGCAGCCCCCAAACCCTGCCATTTTTCTTCCTACATCATCCTAGGTCGATTTCCT
This genomic interval from Argentina anserina chromosome 1, drPotAnse1.1, whole genome shotgun sequence contains the following:
- the LOC126789196 gene encoding uncharacterized protein LOC126789196 — encoded protein: MAAMASKLRQLQSKACQATQFVSKHGTTYYKQVLEQNKQYIQEPATVEKCGELSKQLLYTRLASLPGRKELLHKELEYVKGLWKNRQDLKVEDAGIAALFGLECYCWFCVGEIAGRGFTFTGYCV